The DNA segment GCGTTAGGCAAGGCGCTAGCCGCCGACGACGTAACCGTCGCCACTTGGGCGCTCGCCTGACGAACGCGTTCAAGTCGCCCGTGCTTGAACGCCGATGTTAGACGATGCCGGTCACGGATGCTGGTCGGACTGCGCGATGTAAATCGCTCGCTCGCGGCACGGTCGTATCGGAGGTGCCGCTGGTAGCGATCGAGCCATCGTGTCGCCAATCGGTAATGGATTGTTTGCAACTTCGGTTGAACATCCATCGAATGGTGGCCCGTGGCGAAGTCGATTCCGGCTTATCTGAAGTTGCATGACGAGGATGGAGCAGCCCCGCCCGCGGCACAGGCTGGCGATTCAGGCGCAATCGCCGAATTCTGCCGGGCCTTCGAGAGCGCGACCGGTTGGCCACTGCGGTTGCCGAACGGAGCCGGCGGGGATTGCGAAGCCGATAGCGTGTTGCCGAAATTATCCGACTCGATGTGTTCCGCCCCGGTCGAGCCGGGCGTTGGAATTTCTCCCGGACACATCAGGGTCGGCTTTAATTCGGCGGCGCGAAAATTGACCGAGCAATCGCACGTTGCGATTGCCGATGCTGCCGCAGCGCCGCGCGCGGCACATCGCTGCACGGCCGAATCTGCCCGCGGACTGCGCGATGCGGCGGAGCGGCTATTCAACCAGTTGGCCCGTGCTCGGCAAATCATTCGGCGCCGGGACGCGGAGTTGGCCGCCCGCCTGCCGGTCGGGCCGCGGGCGCAGGAACCGGAGCAGTTTGATCGACTGCTAAAAAGCGTGCTCCGGGCGGGTGCCGACGCTTGCGAATGCCAGGCGGCGGCACTCTACACGCTCGACGATGCAACCACCTCGCTCGAACTTCGCGCCAGCGTCGGCCTGCCTTCTGATCGGCTTGAGCAACCCCCGCGCCCGCTGAAGGGGGCGATCGCCGATCTCGAAGCGCTGTTGGGCCACGCGGTGGCACTCGAACGGGCGACGGCGTTCGGGCCGTGGCGCGTGCCCGAAGATTTCGCTGCCGCGCTATGTGTGCCGGTGTCGAGCGCCACGACCGAGCTCGGCACGCTATGGCTATTCTCCGACCGCCGGCGCGATTTCACCGATCGCCAAACCAATCTGGCGGAAATCATCGCCGGCCGATTGGCGGCCGAATTGGAACGTTCGGCACTGCTCGGGCAACTCCGCGAACAACAGCGAACCTAGGGCACGCTTGTGTGCCACTGGCAAGCGCAGCCGGCCAGTGCGAGCGCCGCCGAGCGAGCCCCGTATTGCGACGTGGCCGTTCGAGCGACGCTGGACGATCAGCAGGAGAGTTGGCGGTCCATTTGCGGGGCACACTGGCAGACCGCGCTTGCCAGTGGCACACGCGACGTTCACTTTTAGTGGTATCGCAGGCTAAATTCTGCGCAGCAAAAAGCCCCGGGTGGTTAGCCAGGGGCTTGGGGCCAAGTCGATGGATCGCTTTGTCGAATCAGTCAACCGGCGGTAGTTCTTTCTTAATGGTTCGGCTAAGTGTTTTTCGGCCGTTGATGCCGTCGGGCCCTCGCGCCGGACGCCGCAAGAGGTTTTCCTTGAGCGCCGGAACATCGAGGTGAACCTGCGGCTTGGCGGCACGCTTGCCGTTGGTTTGACCGTTGGCGGCCTGCCCGTTCGACCCGTGGCCGTTGGTTGCGTGGCTATTCAACGCGTGGCCATTGGACGCACTTCCGTTGGCCGCGTGGCCATTGGTTTCGTGCCCGTTGGCTGTCGGTGTTGCGGCGTGGCCATTGGATTTCCCGTTGGCCTTGCCGTTGGCATGGCCATTCGAGTGCCCATTGGCGGCCGCGCCGTTTTTCGCAGCGCCGTTCTTTGCGGCGCTCGATGCACTGCCGTTGGCGGCATGCCCGTGACCGTTTGTGCCATTTCCATTCGTGCCATTTCCATTCGTGCCGTTTCCATTCGTGCCATTTCCGTTTGCGCCGTGGATTGAAATCAACGGAGCAATGCTCGACACGATCGGTGTCGCCGCGGCCACTTTTTGCGCGGCAATCTTGCGGCGGCGGACCATACGGGGGCTGCTCTCGGGCATGAGCGGCCGGCCTTCACCACTCAGCACGCCGCTGACGCCGTCGGCAGCGATCGGCTTGGCCGGCTGCTGCTTGTCTTCCGGTGCGTAGCGGAAGATCATGCCCTCGTAGTTTCGCAGGATCACGGCATCGTCGGAGGCCGAGAGCAAGTAGTTGGGCATGACCGGAATCTTGCCCGCTCCATGCAATCCGTCGACGACATACGTCGGGATGCCGAGTCCGGAAACATGTCCGCGCAGGCCTTCGATGATTTCCATTCCTTTCCAGATCGAGGTGCGGAAGTGGCCCGCCCCGGTCACCGGATCGCAATGGAAGAGATAGTAGGGCCGCACCTTGATCCGCAGCAATCCGCGGATCAATTCGCGCATGATCGGCACCGAATCGTTCACGCCCGCCATCAAAACCGAATGGTTGTTCACCGGCATGCCGGCGTTCACCAGATTGCGGCACGCACGAGCCGTTTCGGGCGTGATTTCCACGGGATGATTGAAATGCGTTTGGATCCAAATCTTGCCGGCCGAGGCCAGCAGATCGACCAATTCATTGTCGAACAACCGTTGCGGCAGCGTCACGGGCACCCGGGTGCCGATGCGGATCACGTCGACGTGGTCGATCGCCGCAAGCTGAGTGACGAACCAGCGCAGCTTGGCAACCGGCAATGTCAGCGGATCGCCGCCGGATACGATCACGTCGCGGATCGAATCGGTTTGGCGGACATATTCGATCATCCGCTGCTCGTCGTGGCTGGGAGCGTCCCAACCATCGCGGTCCATGGTGACCCGTTTGCGAGTGCAGAATCGGCAATACATGCTGCACACCGGCGTGGTGATGAGCAGCGCCCGGTCGGGATAGCGATGCGTCACGCCTGGAACCGGGGAATCCCGGTCTTCTTCCAACGGGTCGTCGAA comes from the Pirellulales bacterium genome and includes:
- a CDS encoding GAF domain-containing protein, whose amino-acid sequence is MAKSIPAYLKLHDEDGAAPPAAQAGDSGAIAEFCRAFESATGWPLRLPNGAGGDCEADSVLPKLSDSMCSAPVEPGVGISPGHIRVGFNSAARKLTEQSHVAIADAAAAPRAAHRCTAESARGLRDAAERLFNQLARARQIIRRRDAELAARLPVGPRAQEPEQFDRLLKSVLRAGADACECQAAALYTLDDATTSLELRASVGLPSDRLEQPPRPLKGAIADLEALLGHAVALERATAFGPWRVPEDFAAALCVPVSSATTELGTLWLFSDRRRDFTDRQTNLAEIIAGRLAAELERSALLGQLREQQRT
- a CDS encoding KamA family radical SAM protein; the encoded protein is MQSHEQPQQQPLPQASSSIASGRRHPFWKDVPDEQWEDWRWQRQHAIRSATQLAELIRLPPEEVKALEALEAKYRTAIPPYYFSLIDVDDPNDPIRIQSVPTSKEDSNISGVEFDDPLEEDRDSPVPGVTHRYPDRALLITTPVCSMYCRFCTRKRVTMDRDGWDAPSHDEQRMIEYVRQTDSIRDVIVSGGDPLTLPVAKLRWFVTQLAAIDHVDVIRIGTRVPVTLPQRLFDNELVDLLASAGKIWIQTHFNHPVEITPETARACRNLVNAGMPVNNHSVLMAGVNDSVPIMRELIRGLLRIKVRPYYLFHCDPVTGAGHFRTSIWKGMEIIEGLRGHVSGLGIPTYVVDGLHGAGKIPVMPNYLLSASDDAVILRNYEGMIFRYAPEDKQQPAKPIAADGVSGVLSGEGRPLMPESSPRMVRRRKIAAQKVAAATPIVSSIAPLISIHGANGNGTNGNGTNGNGTNGNGTNGHGHAANGSASSAAKNGAAKNGAAANGHSNGHANGKANGKSNGHAATPTANGHETNGHAANGSASNGHALNSHATNGHGSNGQAANGQTNGKRAAKPQVHLDVPALKENLLRRPARGPDGINGRKTLSRTIKKELPPVD